In one window of Myxocyprinus asiaticus isolate MX2 ecotype Aquarium Trade chromosome 43, UBuf_Myxa_2, whole genome shotgun sequence DNA:
- the LOC127433723 gene encoding LOW QUALITY PROTEIN: synaptojanin-1-like (The sequence of the model RefSeq protein was modified relative to this genomic sequence to represent the inferred CDS: deleted 2 bases in 1 codon) produces MAFSKGYRIYHKLDPPPYSVIVETRNRDECLMFESGAVAVLSAAEKETIKTAYTKMLDAYGILGVLRLNLGDSMLHSLVVATGCSSVGKVQDSEVFRVTGTDFVSLNNDPSDEDRIADVRKVLNSGNFYFAWSSTGVSLDLSLNAHRRIREDISDNRFFWNQSLHLHLKHYGVNCDDWLLRLMCGGVEIRTIYAGHKQAKACVISRLSSERAGTRFNVRGTNDDGQVANFVETEQVIFLDDKVSSFIQIRGSIPLFWEQPGIQVGSHRVKLSRGFEANAPAFERHFSALRRLYGKQVIINLLGMKEGENMLSKAFQSHLKASEHANAVKMLNFDYHQMVRGGKTDKLSTVLKPQISKFLEECSFFYYSGEAGIQRCQSGTIRSNCLDCLDRTNSVQAFIALEMLPKQLEDMGLTEKPQLVARFQEVFRSMWSTNGDSVSKIYAGTGALDGKAKLKDGARSVTRTIQNNFFDSSKQEAIDILRLGSTLNSDLADKARALLTTSSLYVTEPILQSASPRVLLGMCQNHYKYTRPKKIRVCVGTWNVNGGKQFRSIAFRNHTLNDWLLDAPKKAGHPEFQDSKSNPVDIFAIGFEEMVELNAGNIVSASTTNQKLWAAELQKNISRDQRYVLLASEQLVGVCLFVYIRPQHAPFIRDVAVDTVKTGMGGATGNKGGVAIRMLFHTTSICFVCSHFAAGQSQVKERNDDYNEIARKLSFPMGRLLYSHDYVFWCGDFNYRINLPNEEVKELIRQQNWDALIAGDQLVEQKNAGQVFRGFIEGKLDFAPTYKYDLFSEDYDTSEKCRTPAWTDRVLWKRRKWNFDKTAEELELNVVGAQVNEEDQYPWSPGDLKYYGRAELKTSDHRPVVAIIDVDILEVDPEARHQVYKDVIAMQGPPDGTILVSLCSSGPDDFFDDALIDELLDKFANFGEVILIRFVEEKMWVTFLEGYSALAALSLSASTVNGKIIDVRLRSPGWIKSLEEEMSVERICGSIPTSTSSTLLAENSDMGEEYDMEGDVDEEVEDILPQHLQPGAGMDLSASPATSPRSSPCPSPTHGEPAPPIRPNRATARTAGPPQGGLSPATSRRELAGSPVDGQPAGALSFQGLEPKRPPPPRPNAPPARPAPPQRPPPPSGGRSPTPVRKDSAGFAEPLNLDFDLTDYEGQKSPALARADPGRVQASGSAPGGAPRPIPPRAGVISVPSQARPPPPAHLGAPRPIAEVHPGAPRPSPDNHPGAPRPISEPPSKPSELPLGPPPTLPGPMRPQMISPMQPPTVSTIQPPVRLQQPSPIQAQLPAPMQPTFPAPLLPQPAAAPQAPLAGSSAASQPGLASPKPPPRSRSSHALPPESAPTTAAPTSQVKNGVQREAQWNLDPFDMLNTQSILQDTSFSMSLPHSSSSFTPSPYSSSSTLPISLFSSLQSPPLAPDTSSAPCFLPPPVPSRSKSQETLRASPNPFFAEAQPRPNSTNPFTGGLLSSQHRSLTPDFCTQVTKPGLNRAMSAVVQSSTLPPSFCRQQPLIPAAAPAPANRTQKWVTFDDDSDFLRLGKVQSGPPLIPAASSLSVPQPQSSFSNSGFDIDSNWASLSTSSFPTIPPPISSRTNTSIKNGHNPSINEFTER; encoded by the exons ATGGCATTCAGCAAAGGTTATCGTATTTATCATAAACTGGATCCACCTCCATACAGTGTGATTGTGGAGACGAGGAACAGAGATGAATGCCTGATGTTCGAGTCTGGAGCTGTTGCCGTACTGT CGGCAGCAGAGAAGGAGACCATCAAAACAGCATACACCAAGATGCTGGATGCTTATGGTATCCTGGGAGTTCTTCGTCTTAACCTTG GGGATTCTATGCTACACAGCCTAGTGGTCGCAACAGGATGCAGTTCAGTTGGCAAAGTCCAGGATTCCGAAGTCTTTCGGGTAACTGGTACAGACTTTGTGTCTCTGAACAACGACCCCTCGGATGAGGACCGGATCGCTGATGTGAGGAAAGTCTTAAACTCTGGGAACTTCTATTTTGCCTGGTCCTCCACTGGAGTGAGTCTGGACCTCAGCTTGAATGCACACCGTAGAATTAGAGAAGACATATCGGACAATCGATTTTTCTG GAATCAGTCCTTGCATCTTCATCTCAAGCATTACGGGGTGAACTGTGATGATTGGCTGCTGAGATTGATGTGTGGTGGAGTGGAGATCCGCACCATCTACGCTGGACACAAGCAAGCCAAAGCTTGTGTGATCTCGCGGCTCAGCTCGGAGAGGGCAGGCACACGTTTCAATGTCCGGGGCACGAATGATGACGGGCAGGTGGCCAACTTTGTGGAGACTGAGCAG GTTATTTTTCTTGACGACAAAGTGTCCTCCTTCATTCAGATCCGAGGCTCAATACCTCTATTCTGGGAGCAGCCGGGTATTCAG GTTGGTTCCCATCGTGTAAAGCTGTCCCGTGGTTTTGAAGCAAATGCACCGGCTTTTGAGAG ACACTTTAGTGCTCTGAGGAGGCTGTATGGCAAACAGGTGATCATCAACCTGCTGGGTATGAAGGAGGGTGAGAACATGCTCAGCAAAGCATTCCAG AGTCACCTGAAAGCTTCGGAACATGCAAACGCTGTGAAAATGTTGAACTTTGACTATCATCAGATGGTTAGAGGTGGGAAGACTGACAAGCTCAGCACTGTTCTAAAACCTCAGATCAGCAAGTTTCTGGAGGAATGTAGTTTCTTCTACTACTCCGGGGAGGCTGGCATTCAGAG GTGTCAGTCAGGGACCATTCGTTCCAATTGTCTGGACTGCTTGGACAGGACAAACAGCGTCCAGGCCTTCATTGCACTTGAG ATGCTTCCAAAACAGTTGGAGGACATGGGTCTGACTGAGAAGCCTCAGCTGGTAGCACGCTTTCAGGAGGTCTTCCGCTCCATGTGGTCCACCAATGGAGACTCAGTCAGCAAGATCTACGCAGGCACTGGTGCTCTGGATGGCAAGGCTAAG CTGAAAGATGGAGCTCGCTCAGTCACCAGAACCATCCAGAACAACTTCTTTGACAGCTCAAAACAGGAAGCCATTGACATCCTGAGGCTGGGCAGCACTCTGAATAGTGACCTAGCAGATAAAGCACGAGCCCTCCTCACCACCAGCAGTCTGTATG TCACTGAGCCCATTTTACAGTCag CATCTCCCAGAGTCCTGCTTGGTATGTGTCAGAACCATTACAAGTACACACGTCCCAAGAAGATCAGAGTGTGTGTGGGGACTTGGAACGTGAATGGGGGCAAGCAGTTCCGTAGCATTGCATTTCGTAACCACACACTCAATGACTGGCTACTGGATGCACCTAAGAAGGCCGGGCACCCAGAATTCCAAG ACAGTAAATCCAATCCTGTGGACATCTTTGCCATTGGCTTTGAGGAAATGGTGGAGCTGAATGCTGGCAATATCGTCAGTGCAAG CACCACTAATCAGAAGCTGTGGGCTGCAGAGCTGCAGAAGAACATCTCACGAGATCAGAGATATGTGCTATTGGCTTCTGAGCAGCTGGTGGGGGTGTGTCTGTTCGTCTACATACGGCCTCAGCATGCACCTTTCATCAG GGATGTTGCTGTGGATACTGTAAAGACTGGAATGGGTGGAGCCACTGGCAATAAAGGAGGTGTGGCCATCCGCATGCTCTTCCACACCACCAGTATCTGCTTTGTATGCTCGCACTTTGCCGCAGGCCAATCACAGGTCAAAGAAAGGAATGACGACTACAACGAGATTGCACGCAAACTATCCTTCCCCATG GGTCGTCTGCTGTACTCCCATGATTATGTATTCTGGTGTGGAGATTTTAACTACCGGATAAATCTGCCAAATGAAGAGGTGAAAGAACTGATCAGACAGCAGAACTGGGACGCACTGATTGCTGGAGATCAACTGGTGGAGCAGAAGAATGCTGGACAG gTTTTCAGGGGCTTTATTGAAGGGAAGCTGGATTTTGCCCCCACCTACAAATATGACCTGTTTTCAGAGGACTACGACACCAGTGAGAAGTGCCGTACACCAGCCTGGACCGATCGTGTGCTCTGGAAGAGACGAAAGTGGAACTTTGATAAAACTG CTGAAGAGTTGGAGTTAAATGTAGTAGGAGCCCAAGTGAATGAGGAAGATCAGTACCCATGGAGCCCTGGAGACCTCAAGTATTATGGCAGAGCAGAACTGAAGACCTCTGATCATAG GCCTGTGGTGGCCATAATTGATGTGGACATACTGGAGGTGGATCCAGAGGCCAGACATCAGGTGTATAAAGATGTGATCGCCATGCAGGGTCCACCTGATGGCACCATCCTCGTCTCTCTCTGCTCGTCTGGTCCCGATGACTTCTTTGATGATGCTTTGATTGACGAACTGCTGGATAAGTTTGCTAACTTTGGCGAGGTTATTCTTATCAG GTTTGTTGAGGAAAAAATGTGGGTGACATTTTTAGAGGGCTACTCAGCTCTGGCTGCTCTCTCCTTGAGTGCCTCCACT GTGAATGGAAAGATCATAGACGTCCGTTTGAGAAGTCCTGGCTGGATAAAGAGTCTAGAAGAGGAAATGAGTGTGGAGAGAATCTGCGGGAGCATCCCAACTTCCACCAGCTCAACTTTGCTGGCAGAGAATTCCGACATGGGAGAAGAGTATGACATGGAAG GTGATGTGGACGAGGAGGTTGAGGATATCTTACCCCAGCACCTGCAGCCAGGAGCGGGCATGGATCTTAGTGCATCACCCGCCACTTCCCCTCGCAGCAGCCCCTGCCCCTCTCCTACCCATGGAGAGCCTGCACCCCCCATCCGGCCCAACAGAGCCACTGCACGCACTGCTGGACCACCACAGG GAGGATTAAGTCCAGCGACCAGTAGAAGGGAACTGGCAG GTTCTCCTGTTGATGGTCAGCCAGCCGGAGCTCTCTCATTTCAGGGACTAGAGCCAAAACGCCCCCCTCCACCACGCCCTAATGCACCACCAGCTCGACCTGCACCTCCACAGCGCCCACCACCACCCTCAG GAGGGAGAAGTCCTACTCCTGTTAGGAAAGATTCAGCAG GCTTTGCTGAGCCTCTCAATCTAGACTTTGATCTGACTGATTATGAAG gacaaaaaagcccAGCATTAGCACGGGCAGATCCTG GTCGAGTTCAGGCCAGTGGATCAGCCCCTGGAGGTGCTCCAAGGCCG ATCCCACCTAGAGCAGGAGTCATCAGCGTCCCTTCTCAAGCCAGACCTCCCCCTCCTGCTCATCTTGGGGCCCCCAGACCCATAGCAGAGGTGCATCCTGGGGCCCCTCGACCCTCACCTGATAATCACCCTGGAGCACCACGACCCATTTCTGAACCCCCAAGCAAACCGTCCGAGCTGCCACTGG GTCCACCTCCCACACTGCCAGGTCCCATGAGACCTCAGATGATATCACCCATGCAGCCCCCAACTGTGTCTACAATACAGCCTCCGGTCCGACTGCAACAGCCCTCACCCATTCAAGCCCAGCTCCCTGCACCAATGCAGCCCACCTTTCCTGCACCTCTGTTGCCTCAGCCGGCCGCCGCG CCCCAGGCACCTTTAGCTGGATCTTCTGCCGCCTCTCAGCCCGGACTGGCCTCTCCCAAGCCTCCACCTCGAAGCCGGTCCTCCCATGCACTGCCACCTGAGTCTGCACCTACTACTGCTGCTCCTACATCTCAG GTCAAGAATGGAGTCCAAAGAGAAGCACAATGGAATCTAGACCCCTTTGACATGCTTAACACCCAGTCCATACTCCAGGACACATCATTCTCCATGTCCCTTCCACACTCCTCCTCTTCCTTCACCCCATCTCCCTACTCTTCCTCTTCTACATTGCCCATCTCCCTCTTCTCCTCCTTGCAAAGCCCTCCTTTAGCTCCAGACACCAGCAGCGCTCCATGTTTTCTGCCTCCACCTGTTCCCTCCCGCAGCAAGTCCCAGGAGACCCTCCGTGCATCCCCCAATCCATTCTTTGCTGAAGCCCAACCCAGACCCAACAGTACCAACCCCTTCACCGGTGGCTTGCTGTCCTCACAGCACCGATCGCTCACACCCGATTTCTGTACCCAAGTGACCAAGCCTGGCCTGAACAGGGCGATGTCTGCTGTGGTTCAGAGTTCTACTCTTCCTCCTTCCTTCTGTAGACAGCAACCCTTAATTCCCGCTGCAGCACCGGCCCCAGCCAATCGGACCCAGAAGTGGGTCACGTTTGACGATGATTCAGACTTTCTCCGGTTAGGAAAGGTTCAATCAGGACCTCCGCTTATACCGGCAGCCTCATCTCTTTCCGTCCCTCAACCCCAGAGCAGCTTCTCCAACTCGGGCTTTGACATAGACAGCAACTGGGCGTCTCTTTCCACCTCCTCATTTCCAACAATCCCCCCTCCGATCTCATCAAGGACTAATACCAGCATTAAAAATGGCCACAATCCTTCCATAAATGAATTCACAGAGAGATGA